In one window of Fusobacterium mortiferum ATCC 9817 DNA:
- a CDS encoding sialic acid TRAP transporter substrate-binding protein SiaP, with product MKKGLKKLGLGILFGVMTTAALAAEYDLKMGMVAGTSSNEYKAAEYFAQQLKEKSNGQIEVAIFANGQLGDDRSMIEQLSGGALDFTFAELGRFSIFFPEAEVYTLPYMMKDFNHMQRATWETQFGEDLREKINNELGITILSQGYNGTRQTSSNKAINSIKDMEGLKLRVPTAPANLNYAKYSGASPTPMAFSEVYLALQTNSVDGQENPLSAIRAQKFYEVQPYLAMTNHIINDQLYLVSNSTMEMLPEDLQNVVKEAAEAAAEYHTKLFVDEEAGLKDFFKSNGVTITEPNTDEFKAAMQPVYDEYIKKNGKLGEEGVKEINSVR from the coding sequence ATGAAAAAAGGATTAAAAAAATTAGGATTAGGAATTTTATTTGGAGTAATGACAACAGCAGCACTTGCAGCAGAGTATGATTTAAAAATGGGAATGGTTGCTGGAACATCTTCAAATGAGTACAAAGCAGCAGAGTATTTTGCACAACAATTGAAGGAGAAATCAAACGGGCAAATTGAAGTTGCAATTTTTGCTAATGGACAATTAGGAGACGATAGAAGTATGATTGAGCAACTTTCAGGAGGAGCACTTGATTTTACATTTGCAGAGTTAGGAAGATTCTCTATTTTCTTTCCAGAAGCAGAAGTATATACATTACCATATATGATGAAAGATTTTAATCATATGCAAAGAGCAACATGGGAAACTCAATTTGGAGAAGATTTAAGAGAAAAAATTAATAATGAACTAGGAATTACTATTTTATCTCAAGGATATAATGGAACTAGACAAACTTCTTCAAATAAAGCTATCAACTCTATTAAAGATATGGAAGGATTAAAATTAAGAGTTCCTACAGCACCAGCTAACTTAAACTATGCTAAATATTCGGGGGCATCTCCTACACCAATGGCTTTCTCAGAAGTTTACTTAGCATTACAAACTAACTCAGTAGATGGTCAAGAAAATCCACTATCAGCTATTAGAGCACAAAAATTCTATGAAGTACAACCATATTTAGCAATGACTAATCATATTATAAATGACCAATTGTATTTAGTAAGTAATTCTACTATGGAAATGTTACCAGAAGATTTACAAAATGTAGTAAAAGAAGCAGCAGAAGCAGCAGCGGAATATCATACAAAATTATTCGTAGATGAAGAAGCAGGTTTAAAAGATTTCTTTAAATCAAATGGAGTAACTATAACAGAACCTAATACTGATGAGTTTAAAGCAGCTATGCAACCTGTATATGATGAATACATTAAGAAAAATGGAAAATTAGGAGAAGAGGGAGTAAAAGAGATAAACTCAGTTAGATAA
- a CDS encoding TRAP transporter large permease, translating to MKFIDKLEEWIGGTLFMGMFIVLIAQIFARQVFGRPLMWSEELSSLIFVYVGMLGISMGIRNQTHVLIDFLCSRFSPRMQKIVFTISQIIIFICIIFMGYLGNILYKKKWIFELVSLKISSGWMYLALPLISILMLYRFYQAYKENYENDKVCIKPIFFLIALVVIIAILAVNPKLFAFLRVSNYVKLGAMGGFVTIAIWLIMIFAGVPVGWSLMAATLFYFSTGRWNIVYFASAKLIDSLNSFSLLSVPFFVLTGILMNGSGITERIFNFAKALLGHYTGGMGHVNVAASLIFSGMSGSAIADAGGLGQLEIKAMRDEGYDDDICGGITAASCIIGPLVPPSISMIVYGVIANQSIAKLFLAGFVPGVLTTIALMIMNYFICKKRGYKKAKKATFKEQVEAFKKSFWALLTPFIIIGGIFSGLFTPTEAAVVAAMYSVVLGAFIYKELTIQSLFKHCVEAMAISGVTILMIITVTFFGDMIAREQIAMRIAEFFMTFASSKLTVLIMINALLLFLGMFIDALALQFLVLPMLIPVAANFGIDLVFFGVMTTLNMMIGILTPPMGMALFVVAQVGKMPVSVVTKGVLPFLIPIFITLVVITIFPGIITFLPNLIM from the coding sequence ATGAAATTTATAGATAAGTTGGAAGAGTGGATAGGTGGGACTCTGTTTATGGGGATGTTTATAGTCCTTATAGCACAGATTTTTGCAAGACAAGTATTTGGAAGACCATTAATGTGGAGTGAAGAACTTTCAAGCTTGATATTTGTTTATGTTGGAATGCTTGGAATAAGTATGGGGATAAGAAATCAAACTCATGTATTGATAGACTTCTTATGCTCAAGATTTTCTCCAAGAATGCAAAAGATAGTTTTTACAATATCACAAATCATAATATTCATTTGTATTATATTTATGGGATATTTAGGAAATATCTTATATAAGAAAAAATGGATATTTGAACTTGTATCATTAAAAATATCAAGTGGGTGGATGTATTTAGCACTACCATTAATTTCAATATTAATGTTATATCGTTTTTATCAAGCATATAAAGAGAATTATGAGAATGATAAGGTATGTATAAAACCTATATTTTTCTTAATAGCTTTAGTTGTAATTATTGCTATTTTAGCTGTAAATCCTAAATTGTTTGCTTTCTTAAGAGTATCTAATTATGTTAAATTAGGAGCAATGGGTGGATTTGTAACAATAGCTATATGGCTTATTATGATATTTGCAGGAGTGCCTGTTGGTTGGTCTTTAATGGCAGCAACACTATTTTATTTTTCAACTGGAAGATGGAATATAGTTTACTTTGCTTCAGCAAAATTAATAGATAGTTTAAATAGCTTTAGTTTATTAAGTGTACCTTTCTTCGTACTTACAGGAATACTTATGAATGGTTCTGGAATAACAGAAAGAATATTTAACTTTGCTAAAGCCTTATTAGGACACTATACTGGAGGAATGGGGCATGTAAACGTAGCAGCTTCTCTAATTTTCTCAGGAATGTCAGGATCAGCAATAGCAGATGCTGGAGGACTTGGGCAATTAGAGATAAAAGCTATGAGAGATGAGGGATATGATGATGATATTTGTGGAGGAATAACTGCAGCATCTTGTATAATAGGACCATTAGTTCCACCTAGTATCAGTATGATAGTTTATGGAGTTATAGCTAACCAATCTATAGCAAAACTATTCTTAGCAGGATTTGTTCCTGGAGTATTAACAACAATAGCTCTAATGATAATGAACTATTTTATTTGTAAAAAAAGAGGGTATAAAAAAGCTAAAAAGGCTACTTTTAAAGAGCAAGTAGAAGCTTTTAAGAAATCTTTCTGGGCATTATTAACACCATTTATAATAATTGGAGGAATTTTCTCAGGACTATTTACTCCAACTGAAGCAGCTGTAGTAGCAGCTATGTATTCAGTAGTTTTAGGAGCTTTTATTTATAAAGAATTAACAATCCAATCTCTATTTAAGCATTGTGTAGAAGCAATGGCAATCAGTGGAGTAACAATTCTTATGATAATAACAGTTACTTTCTTTGGTGATATGATAGCAAGAGAGCAGATAGCTATGAGAATAGCAGAATTCTTTATGACATTTGCAAGTTCTAAATTAACAGTATTAATAATGATAAATGCATTATTACTATTCTTAGGAATGTTTATAGATGCATTAGCACTACAATTCTTAGTATTACCAATGTTAATACCAGTAGCAGCTAACTTTGGAATAGATTTAGTATTCTTTGGAGTAATGACAACATTAAATATGATGATAGGAATTTTAACTCCACCTATGGGAATGGCACTATTTGTTGTTGCTCAAGTTGGAAAAATGCCAGTAAGTGTGGTAACAAAAGGGGTATTACCTTTCTTAATTCCTATATTTATAACATTAGTTGTAATTACAATATTCCCAGGAATTATAACTTTCTTACCAAACTTAATAATGTAA
- a CDS encoding ROK family protein yields the protein MRVIGIDIGGTAVKYGLLEEDGKLLESGEFPTEAGKGIENLFENMCKIIDKYMSKDILGIAVSGTGQIDGSIGKVIGGNPIIPGWIGTNLVERLEKKYSLPAVLENDVNCAALGEKWLGAGKGADGFVCLTIGTGIGGGIVLNGDIFRGDTCVAGEFGHIQIEKDGEQCLCGKKGCYERYASATALVRMVKEKTGKELNGKEIFELEKSGNQDVKEVVDRWIDYFTDGLSTIVYIFNPSLVVIGGGVTKQGDYLLNRILSSLDSKVGENYKKNLKIKFAELGNNAGMLGAEYLLLKKVGKIK from the coding sequence ATGAGGGTAATAGGAATTGATATTGGAGGAACAGCTGTAAAATACGGATTGTTAGAAGAAGATGGAAAACTTTTAGAAAGTGGAGAGTTTCCAACAGAAGCAGGAAAAGGAATAGAAAATCTTTTTGAAAATATGTGCAAAATTATAGATAAATATATGTCTAAAGATATTTTAGGAATAGCTGTTTCTGGAACAGGACAAATAGATGGAAGTATTGGAAAAGTAATAGGAGGGAATCCTATAATTCCTGGTTGGATAGGAACAAATTTAGTAGAAAGATTAGAAAAAAAATACTCTTTACCAGCTGTTTTGGAGAATGATGTTAACTGTGCAGCACTTGGAGAAAAGTGGTTAGGAGCTGGAAAGGGAGCAGATGGTTTTGTTTGCTTAACTATAGGAACAGGTATTGGTGGAGGAATAGTTCTTAATGGGGATATTTTTAGAGGAGATACTTGTGTTGCTGGAGAGTTTGGACATATTCAAATAGAAAAAGATGGAGAACAATGCCTTTGTGGTAAAAAAGGTTGTTATGAAAGATATGCTTCAGCTACTGCATTAGTTAGAATGGTAAAAGAAAAAACTGGAAAAGAATTAAATGGAAAAGAGATATTTGAACTTGAAAAATCTGGAAATCAAGATGTAAAAGAAGTTGTAGATAGATGGATCGATTATTTTACAGATGGACTTAGTACAATAGTTTATATTTTCAACCCTTCATTAGTAGTTATTGGTGGTGGAGTTACAAAACAAGGAGACTATCTATTAAATAGAATATTAAGCAGTTTAGATTCAAAAGTTGGAGAAAATTATAAAAAGAATTTAAAAATAAAATTTGCTGAATTAGGAAACAATGCAGGTATGCTAGGTGCAGAATATTTACTTTTAAAAAAAGTAGGAAAAATAAAATAA
- a CDS encoding YhcH/YjgK/YiaL family protein yields the protein MIYGEIKDLGLYKGISKNLDRAIDYILSGEYKNGVVGKNVIDGDNVYFNQPDSPMTKEVKDGFIENHKKYIDIHVVIEGEEKIGYISNTDVKLIKEYDEAGDYELYEGELENLFYLNSKKFIVLYPGEPHMALIKGGEKPAKVRKVIFKVLVD from the coding sequence ATGATATATGGAGAAATAAAAGATTTAGGGTTATACAAAGGAATATCAAAAAATTTAGATAGAGCAATAGATTATATACTATCAGGAGAATATAAAAATGGAGTAGTTGGAAAAAATGTTATAGATGGTGACAACGTTTATTTCAATCAACCAGATTCTCCAATGACTAAAGAAGTAAAAGATGGTTTTATAGAAAACCATAAAAAATATATAGATATTCATGTTGTTATCGAAGGAGAAGAGAAAATAGGATATATCTCTAATACTGATGTAAAATTAATAAAAGAGTATGATGAAGCTGGAGATTACGAATTATATGAGGGAGAATTAGAAAATTTATTCTATTTAAATTCTAAAAAATTTATAGTTCTTTATCCTGGAGAACCTCATATGGCATTAATAAAAGGTGGAGAAAAACCAGCAAAAGTCAGAAAAGTAATATTTAAAGTTTTAGTTGATTAA
- a CDS encoding N-acetylmannosamine-6-phosphate 2-epimerase codes for MNRLNEVKGKLIVSCQALPDEPLHSSFIMGRMAYAAFVGGASGIRANTVVDIQEIKKNVNLPIIGIIKEQYGDNQVYITPTMKEIDALVAEGVDVIAIDGTKRERPDGRTLEDLMKEAKTKYPNQIFMADISCVEEAVTAEKIGFDIVGTTLVGYTEYTKGNDPVTELEKVIKAVSIPVIGEGNLDTPAKAKRALELGAFAVVVGGAITRPQQITRKFVTEMEK; via the coding sequence ATGAATAGACTAAATGAAGTAAAAGGTAAATTAATAGTTTCATGTCAAGCACTTCCAGATGAACCATTACATAGTTCATTTATTATGGGAAGAATGGCTTATGCAGCTTTTGTAGGTGGAGCTTCAGGAATTAGAGCAAATACGGTTGTAGATATTCAAGAGATAAAGAAAAATGTAAATCTTCCAATTATAGGAATTATAAAAGAGCAATATGGAGATAACCAAGTATATATAACTCCAACAATGAAAGAGATAGATGCCTTAGTAGCGGAGGGAGTAGATGTAATAGCTATTGATGGAACTAAAAGAGAAAGACCAGATGGAAGAACTTTAGAAGATTTAATGAAAGAAGCAAAAACTAAATATCCTAATCAAATATTTATGGCTGATATTTCATGTGTAGAAGAAGCTGTAACTGCTGAGAAAATAGGTTTTGATATAGTTGGAACTACTTTAGTAGGTTATACAGAGTATACAAAAGGAAATGATCCAGTAACTGAATTAGAAAAAGTAATAAAAGCTGTATCTATTCCTGTAATAGGAGAAGGAAATTTAGATACTCCTGCTAAAGCTAAAAGAGCATTAGAATTAGGAGCATTTGCAGTAGTTGTTGGAGGAGCTATTACTAGACCACAACAAATTACAAGAAAATTTGTAACAGAAATGGAAAAATAG
- a CDS encoding transporter substrate-binding domain-containing protein, producing the protein MRNRLAKLALAALTAVALVGCGGAKESKETNTFKIGMEAGYAPYNWTQLTDANGGVKISGSSEYAGGYDIEIAKRIADGLGKELVVVKTEWDGLVPALVSGKVDAIIAGMSPTAERKETIDFTDTYYQSNLVMLVKNGGDYVNAKTLADFSGAKITGQLNTFHYTVIDQIPNVNKQPAMDNFPAMRVALESGVIDGYVTERPEAISAQSANSNFKMVEFTDGFVTSPEDTAIAVGLAKNSPLKDKVNEILRGISQEERLEIMDKVIQNQPAAQ; encoded by the coding sequence ATGAGAAACAGATTAGCAAAATTAGCATTAGCAGCATTAACAGCAGTAGCATTAGTAGGATGTGGAGGAGCAAAAGAAAGTAAAGAAACAAATACATTTAAGATAGGAATGGAAGCAGGATATGCACCATATAACTGGACACAATTAACAGATGCAAATGGTGGAGTAAAAATTTCTGGTTCATCTGAATATGCAGGTGGATATGACATAGAGATAGCTAAAAGAATAGCTGATGGTTTAGGAAAAGAATTAGTAGTAGTAAAAACAGAATGGGATGGATTGGTACCAGCTTTAGTTTCTGGTAAAGTAGATGCAATAATAGCAGGTATGTCACCAACAGCTGAGAGAAAAGAAACAATTGATTTTACAGATACTTATTACCAATCAAATTTAGTAATGTTAGTTAAAAATGGTGGGGACTATGTAAATGCTAAAACACTTGCTGATTTTTCAGGAGCAAAGATCACAGGGCAACTAAATACATTCCATTATACAGTAATAGATCAAATACCAAATGTAAATAAACAACCAGCAATGGATAACTTCCCAGCTATGAGAGTAGCATTAGAAAGTGGAGTAATAGATGGATATGTAACAGAAAGACCTGAAGCAATAAGTGCTCAATCAGCTAATAGTAACTTTAAAATGGTAGAGTTTACAGATGGATTTGTAACTTCACCAGAAGATACAGCAATAGCAGTAGGATTGGCAAAAAATAGTCCATTAAAAGATAAAGTAAATGAAATTTTAAGAGGAATATCTCAAGAGGAAAGATTAGAGATAATGGATAAAGTTATTCAAAATCAACCAGCAGCACAATAG
- a CDS encoding amino acid ABC transporter permease codes for MSLEWIIRILENNWPMFLRGAGVTLWISVVGTILGTIIGLIVGVIRTIPVPEKGAKKGVLRVVNWLLSAYIEFFRGTPMIVQAMVIYYGSALAFEIDIDRIAAALFIVSINTGAYMSEIVRGGIISVDKGQFEAAQAIGMNHFQTMTNVVLPQVVRNILPATGNEFVINIKDTSVLNVISVSELFFQTKTVAGNNFRYFETFFITCILYFVMTFTITRILRYIEVKLDGPDNYMIMAGNQMQVERPEEKLKKEAN; via the coding sequence ATGAGTTTAGAATGGATAATCAGGATATTAGAGAACAACTGGCCAATGTTTTTACGTGGTGCAGGAGTAACTTTATGGATATCAGTAGTGGGAACAATTTTAGGGACAATTATTGGACTTATAGTAGGAGTTATTAGAACTATTCCTGTTCCAGAAAAAGGGGCTAAAAAAGGTGTTTTAAGAGTAGTTAACTGGTTATTATCTGCATATATTGAATTTTTCAGAGGAACACCAATGATAGTTCAAGCAATGGTAATTTATTATGGATCAGCACTTGCTTTTGAAATAGATATTGATAGAATAGCAGCAGCATTATTTATAGTTTCAATCAATACAGGTGCATATATGTCTGAAATTGTAAGAGGAGGAATTATTTCAGTTGATAAGGGGCAATTTGAAGCAGCTCAAGCAATTGGGATGAATCATTTTCAAACTATGACAAATGTTGTTTTACCACAAGTAGTTAGAAATATATTACCAGCAACAGGAAATGAATTTGTAATCAATATTAAAGATACATCTGTTCTAAATGTTATTTCTGTATCAGAGTTATTCTTTCAAACAAAAACAGTTGCAGGAAATAACTTTAGATATTTTGAAACATTCTTTATAACTTGTATATTATATTTTGTAATGACATTTACAATAACAAGAATATTAAGATATATAGAAGTAAAATTAGATGGACCAGACAACTATATGATAATGGCTGGAAATCAAATGCAAGTTGAAAGACCAGAAGAAAAATTAAAAAAAGAAGCAAACTAA